One window of Leptospira wolbachii serovar Codice str. CDC genomic DNA carries:
- a CDS encoding polysaccharide biosynthesis protein, which produces MFNNKTLLITGGTGSFGKAVLNRFLSSDIKEIRIFSRDEKKQDDLRKKYNNPKIKFFLGDVRDASSLTGAFSGVDYIFHAAALKQVPSCEFFPMEAFKTNVIGTENVLQVAYDLGVKKVICLSTDKAVYPINAMGISKAMMEKVMVAKTRNFDESRMIVCGTRYGNVMASRGSVIPLFIEQLLKKQAFTITDPNMTRFMMTLDDAVELVLYAFENGNNGDIFVQKSPAATIEILAKAILELFNKQDHQIKIIGTRHGEKLYETLLSREEITSAEDRGDYFRIPPDLRDLNYDKFVEQGEGKISITEDYNSHNTNRLNLDEMKALLLKLSFIRDILAGKEAETWD; this is translated from the coding sequence TTGTTTAATAATAAGACATTACTAATTACAGGGGGGACTGGTTCTTTCGGGAAAGCAGTTCTTAATCGTTTTTTAAGTTCTGATATCAAAGAGATCCGAATTTTTAGCCGAGACGAAAAAAAACAAGATGACCTTCGCAAAAAATACAACAATCCGAAAATTAAGTTTTTTTTGGGTGATGTACGCGATGCATCATCGCTAACAGGTGCCTTCTCTGGCGTGGATTATATTTTTCATGCGGCAGCATTAAAACAAGTTCCTTCTTGTGAATTTTTCCCAATGGAAGCTTTCAAGACAAATGTTATTGGAACGGAAAATGTTTTGCAGGTAGCTTACGATTTGGGTGTCAAAAAGGTAATTTGTCTAAGTACTGACAAAGCTGTTTACCCTATCAATGCCATGGGAATATCCAAAGCAATGATGGAAAAGGTGATGGTTGCAAAAACTAGAAATTTTGATGAATCGCGTATGATTGTTTGTGGTACTCGCTACGGTAATGTGATGGCGTCACGCGGTTCTGTAATTCCACTTTTTATTGAACAACTTCTGAAGAAACAAGCATTTACTATTACAGATCCCAATATGACTCGTTTTATGATGACCTTGGATGATGCCGTAGAACTCGTATTATATGCCTTTGAAAACGGAAATAATGGTGATATTTTTGTTCAAAAATCGCCTGCTGCAACAATTGAAATTTTGGCAAAAGCAATATTGGAACTTTTTAATAAACAAGACCATCAAATTAAAATCATTGGAACTAGACATGGTGAGAAGTTGTACGAAACTCTATTGAGTAGGGAAGAAATAACTTCAGCTGAAGATCGTGGTGACTATTTCAGAATTCCACCTGATTTAAGAGATTTGAATTATGACAAATTTGTCGAACAAGGTGAAGGCAAAATTTCAATCACTGAGGATTACAATTCTCATAATACGAATCGATTGAATTTGGATGAAATGAAAGCACTGTTACTAAAACTATCGTTCATTAGAGACATTCTTGCAGGAAAAGAAGCTGAAACTTGGGACTGA
- a CDS encoding FkbM family methyltransferase, producing METNLNYKGVGSVRDDVTKYLVDALFEKDDFKVKATKDGIKFKFPVGVGSKVSREFLLSTPEIPEFAWEPQTTRLLLHLAKNSKNVIVGGAYFGDQSIPIAKLIEKNNGVVHAFDLNEMQCNTLQENASLNHLKNIKSVHSGLWNDSNTYLNLSDTDDLAFATPSSDINKSNTITIDEYVEKNSLGSVDLIMLDIEGSEFNVLLGAKKQLGRPVEDSPNIIFEIHSSYVNWDKGLEETEIVKYLRSIGYEMFSIRDFQGNYDLSNKKIELIPLISTVLEGPKHGFNIVAVKNKELLQDDMFRYCENVSPKYIVHKSPALHHPIDGLK from the coding sequence TTGGAAACAAACCTGAATTACAAAGGTGTAGGAAGTGTGAGAGACGATGTAACAAAATATCTTGTGGACGCACTTTTTGAAAAAGATGACTTTAAAGTTAAAGCTACTAAGGATGGAATTAAATTTAAGTTTCCGGTTGGGGTAGGGTCTAAAGTTTCCCGAGAGTTTTTACTTTCAACACCGGAAATCCCTGAATTTGCCTGGGAGCCGCAGACGACCAGGTTACTTTTACATTTAGCAAAAAATTCGAAAAATGTAATTGTAGGCGGAGCTTATTTCGGTGATCAAAGTATCCCTATTGCTAAATTGATTGAAAAAAACAATGGAGTGGTTCATGCATTTGACTTGAACGAAATGCAATGTAATACTTTGCAAGAAAATGCAAGTCTGAACCATTTGAAGAATATTAAGTCTGTTCATAGTGGATTATGGAATGATTCAAATACATATTTAAATCTTTCAGACACTGATGACTTGGCCTTTGCTACTCCTTCTTCAGATATTAATAAATCGAATACAATTACTATTGATGAATATGTAGAGAAAAACTCATTAGGCTCTGTTGATTTGATTATGTTGGATATTGAAGGATCTGAGTTTAATGTTTTACTTGGTGCCAAGAAACAATTAGGTCGCCCAGTAGAGGATAGCCCAAATATTATTTTTGAAATTCATAGTAGCTATGTAAATTGGGACAAGGGACTAGAAGAGACCGAAATTGTTAAATATTTGAGATCTATCGGGTATGAGATGTTTTCTATAAGAGATTTTCAAGGAAATTACGACTTATCAAATAAGAAGATTGAATTGATTCCACTTATTTCTACAGTTCTGGAAGGACCTAAACATGGATTCAATATTGTAGCTGTAAAAAATAAGGAATTGCTGCAAGATGATATGTTTCGGTATTGTGAAAATGTTAGTCCTAAGTATATTGTTCATAAATCACCGGCTTTGCACCATCCTATCGACGGACTAAAGTAA
- a CDS encoding NAD-dependent epimerase/dehydratase family protein: MITLLGATGFVGSEIQQTLDSRKIPSYVPARNDKLIGKELGDIIYCIGLTSDFRSRPHDTVTAHVSYLNDLIRENEFNSLTYLSSTRVYIHNESTLEDSPISIDPKDPFDLFNTSKLTGELLALNSGRKNIKIARLSNVYGPDFSSDNFLTSIIRDAIVKKKIEFRTTPDSSKDYISITDVVEILIQLAKLNKTGIYNVAFGSNLTNEEISSKIASLTGCSIQTDQDATKIVFPEISISKIIEDIAYKPKKNLVNELESLIENFKMHFGNESKTEEK; this comes from the coding sequence ATGATTACTCTTCTTGGGGCGACGGGGTTTGTTGGATCAGAAATTCAGCAAACTCTAGATAGTCGAAAAATTCCATCTTATGTACCAGCAAGAAATGATAAATTAATTGGGAAAGAGCTTGGAGATATAATTTACTGTATTGGGCTAACTTCCGATTTTCGATCGCGTCCGCACGATACTGTTACTGCACATGTTTCTTACTTAAACGATTTGATTAGAGAAAATGAGTTTAATTCGCTAACTTATTTGTCTTCAACCCGTGTCTATATCCACAATGAATCCACTTTGGAAGATTCTCCAATTTCAATAGATCCAAAGGATCCTTTTGATTTGTTTAATACCTCAAAACTTACTGGAGAGCTTCTTGCTCTTAACAGTGGTCGGAAAAATATTAAAATTGCCAGATTGTCTAATGTATATGGACCAGACTTTAGCTCCGACAATTTTCTAACATCGATTATTCGTGATGCAATAGTAAAAAAGAAAATAGAGTTTCGTACAACTCCTGATTCCTCCAAAGATTATATTAGTATTACGGATGTAGTCGAAATTCTAATTCAACTTGCTAAATTGAATAAAACTGGAATTTATAATGTTGCGTTTGGCTCCAATCTAACAAATGAAGAAATCTCAAGTAAAATTGCAAGTTTAACTGGTTGTTCGATTCAAACTGATCAGGATGCAACTAAGATTGTTTTTCCTGAAATTTCAATTTCTAAAATTATAGAAGATATTGCTTATAAGCCGAAAAAGAATTTGGTCAATGAACTTGAATCTTTGATAGAGAATTTCAAAATGCACTTTGGGAATGAATCCAAAACTGAGGAAAAATGA
- a CDS encoding glycosyltransferase family 2 protein, translating into MKKKLISVVTPCFNEEANIEELYLRVKDVFAKLNKYDYEHIFIDNDSKDNTVSILKEIAKADKRVKIVLNSRNFGVVRSSFYGLLQGRGDATILIFADLQEPPSLLIDFLEKWEEGNFVVQGVKKRSEEGFVLFNIKKFYYFIINKISEVELIRDASCFSLYDKRVIEEFRKIDDIYPYLKGLVSELGFKTAIVEYHQAARKKGVSATKLYIAYDFAMLGITSHSKVPLRLATILGFFMSIMSLILAFSFFIGKIFFWNLFPVGIASIIVGMFFFSSIQLFFIGIIGEYIGLMNMRMLKRPLVIEKDRINFK; encoded by the coding sequence ATGAAAAAAAAGTTAATTAGTGTAGTGACACCTTGTTTTAATGAAGAAGCAAATATTGAAGAGTTGTATTTGAGAGTAAAGGATGTATTTGCAAAATTAAATAAATACGATTACGAACATATATTTATAGATAATGATTCTAAGGATAATACTGTATCCATTCTTAAAGAAATCGCGAAAGCTGATAAACGTGTAAAAATTGTTTTAAATAGTCGAAATTTTGGGGTTGTTCGATCCTCTTTTTATGGTTTGTTGCAGGGCCGTGGAGATGCTACAATTTTAATCTTTGCTGATTTGCAAGAACCACCATCTTTATTGATAGACTTTTTGGAAAAATGGGAAGAAGGAAATTTTGTAGTACAGGGTGTAAAGAAACGAAGTGAAGAAGGTTTCGTTCTCTTTAATATTAAGAAGTTCTATTATTTTATTATTAATAAAATTTCTGAGGTAGAGTTGATTAGAGATGCTAGTTGTTTTAGTTTATACGACAAACGGGTCATTGAAGAGTTTCGCAAAATTGATGATATATACCCTTACTTAAAAGGGTTAGTCTCTGAATTAGGTTTTAAAACAGCTATTGTTGAGTATCATCAAGCTGCTCGAAAAAAGGGAGTAAGTGCTACTAAGTTGTACATAGCATACGATTTTGCGATGTTAGGAATCACAAGTCACTCAAAAGTGCCATTAAGGCTCGCCACAATATTAGGTTTCTTTATGTCAATAATGAGCCTAATCCTTGCTTTTAGTTTTTTTATAGGGAAAATTTTCTTTTGGAATCTGTTCCCCGTCGGGATTGCTTCTATCATTGTTGGTATGTTTTTCTTCTCTTCTATTCAGCTTTTTTTTATCGGAATTATAGGTGAATATATCGGTTTGATGAATATGCGTATGTTGAAACGACCATTGGTTATTGAAAAAGATCGGATCAATTTCAAATAA
- the rfbF gene encoding glucose-1-phosphate cytidylyltransferase produces MKAIILAGGLGTRLSEETNLKPKPMVEIGGRPILWHIMKLYSYYGINDFIICCGYKGYVIKEYFANYFLHMSDITFDIRNNSMEVHQRYAEPWKVTLVDTGEETQTGGRLKRVKDFVKDDEAFCFTYGDGVADINIKDTIDFHFSHQKMATVSSVQPPGRFGSLALEGHFVKGFTEKPKGDGAWINGGFFVLSPKVFEYIDRDSTSWEQEPLMKLAKENELAAFFHSGFWQAMDTLRDRYHLEELWKSGKAPWKKWD; encoded by the coding sequence ATGAAAGCAATTATATTAGCAGGTGGTCTCGGCACACGATTAAGTGAAGAGACAAATTTGAAACCAAAGCCAATGGTCGAAATTGGCGGCAGACCCATCCTTTGGCATATTATGAAGTTGTATTCATACTATGGGATTAACGACTTTATTATTTGTTGTGGTTACAAAGGATATGTAATCAAAGAATACTTTGCAAATTATTTTTTACATATGTCTGATATTACTTTTGACATTCGAAATAATTCGATGGAAGTACATCAGAGGTATGCGGAACCATGGAAAGTGACTCTTGTAGATACTGGTGAAGAAACGCAAACGGGTGGCCGACTGAAGAGAGTAAAAGATTTTGTTAAAGATGATGAAGCATTTTGTTTTACTTATGGTGATGGTGTAGCTGATATAAATATAAAGGATACTATTGACTTTCACTTTTCACATCAGAAGATGGCGACCGTTTCATCGGTTCAACCTCCTGGTCGATTTGGGTCCTTAGCTTTGGAAGGACATTTCGTAAAAGGATTCACTGAAAAACCTAAAGGTGATGGAGCTTGGATTAATGGTGGTTTTTTTGTACTATCGCCCAAGGTCTTTGAATACATTGATAGAGACTCTACAAGTTGGGAGCAGGAACCATTAATGAAACTAGCAAAGGAAAATGAATTAGCGGCATTTTTTCATTCTGGCTTTTGGCAAGCGATGGACACACTTCGCGATCGATATCATTTAGAGGAATTGTGGAAATCAGGTAAGGCACCTTGGAAAAAGTGGGATTAA